Within the Miscanthus floridulus cultivar M001 chromosome 2, ASM1932011v1, whole genome shotgun sequence genome, the region atttggtgatcatcaatgccaaaacccacactagggcttgattgcacttacaataatAATTCTAGAAGATTAAATGTTTCATAAGCAATGGACAACATAATTTAGTACTGCTACTGTAATTGCAGTTCAAGAAAATTTGCATCTTTCTCTACCAGTACTCACTAGAAAATAGCTATACATGGtaagaaaaaaaaacaccaaTCATTAACAGCATGAGCTGCATGAGTATGCCATATTCTACTACCTATGGATGTACTGTAGTTCAGTAATAGACATTCTAATCACAAAAAAAGTGTTGTTTTGTTCCATAAGTTTTAGGACCATGAACAATAAAAAAATCATAGATTAGTTTGATTTTTGGACATCATATTATTGTAATCTAATCTTATATTTCCATCACGAATGAACCTGCCCAAACTAAACAATTAATCAAACTCATCTATCCAGCCAACATTTGGGGTTTCTTTGAATCTTCCAAAAATTTTTGAAAACAACCAGATCGACAATACGCCATTGCAATTCAGTGAAAGATAACAGATATTCATAGATTTTAATGGGGGATCACTCAAGTCAGGCAAGGAAACGAATGCATATATAACTGAAATCACCTAGGGTTAGACACCAACGAACCTACAGAGTCTGGCGATGAGTGGTGGCTGGATGAAGAGTCAGATCACAGGGATGCTGGCATCTTGATGACTCTCCTTCGCAACAGGAGAGGTATGGAGGACGAATCGATGGGCGGCAGTGAAAAAGCAAGAAGGAAGCATATGCGACTTCGGGGAAATAGAAATTGGCGCGTAGAGATTGGAGTTTTCCGTTTGTTGTGGTAGATATCGTGGAAACCGGGAGTGgtcctaagactatctccaacaccGCGCCCCAAACGCATATTTGTGTCCCAGACGGTGTTTTGGGTACCGGAATCGGCCTCCAACCGATGACCAATACGCAAGACGCAATTTGCGTTCGAGGAGAGAGGAGACGCAAAGTTGCGTCGTCCTCCACGCGCGACGCAAACTGTCGGCGCTGTCCCTCTCTCGTTCTCGTCTCTCCCGCGcgccggaggcggaggcggagctgGGGCCCGAGCCTGCGCCGGAGGCGGAGAAGCTGCGCGGCGGGCCCCCTCCGGCGCGGCGCGGGGAAGAGGAGAGGGTCGCGGGGGAGGGAGGCTGTGCAGAGGAGGGAGCTCGCCGGCGGGGCGGGAGGCGAGCGGAGCTCGGCGGGGAGGGAGGCCAGGGCGCTCGATCGGCATGGATTCGGCCGCCTGCTCGTCGATCTGGCCGCCTGCTCGTTGGATCTGCTCGTCGCGCGGAGCTTGAGGTAGAGAGGAGAGAGGGCGCGCTGGATCCGTcggagggagagaggagggagCGCCGGCCGGCCTCCTAGGGTTGCCGCGCCGCCGAATCCAGAGCTCGCGCCTCCCTCTCGAAGCGTCCGCCGTCCCGGTCGGACCCGCCCGCCGCGGCCGCTCCAGCCGCTGCAGACGCCGCGCGCGCGGCGCAAGCGGACGGAGGAGTTGGAGGAAGATGATGCGGAGATGGAGGCAGGTGCCTTCGGGCCAGGGCTCAGGAAGAGTGGGGGCGGCGTGGAGGGGGACAGGAGCCGCATCGCCATGGATGCGGGCCGCGCTCAGCCTTCGGACTTTTACGTCCGTTGTTGGAAACGTGAAGTTTTGCGTTCTGGAGCTTTTTCCCTATGCGTGACCTATAAGAAGAATGCGTCTCGTATTTGCCTTCGgcctgttggagacagtctaggGTTGGAGCCGCTGCGTGCCGCTCCATCGCTGCAACCCTCGCTCTGATTCCTTCCTCTACTTTTCGTCGGACGAGACTTTTCGTCGGACGAGACCATCGCCTCTCCTGCAGGACTATCATCTCCGTGACGTGGAACACACGCTGCCTACGCGGTGGCTGGGGCAGCACACCAGCTCACTGCGTTGGAGAAGCCCTCATGTTCCAGCTCTTTGCCTTCCACGCCACTAACTTTTCCACCTTTGGCAAAGGAGGACACCTCCTTTTCGCACAAAAGCCCCCGCATTCCTCTCAAGTCCCCCTCCGTTCCCCTCCCAAGAAACCCCACCTTTGCATGGGCAAGCGCctacctgccgccgccgccgccgccgcggttcGCTCGTACGCCCGCAGCCTTCGCGTCCCATCCGATACCGCAGCCGTCGCATCCGCCGGTAGGGCAGCCAAGACGCCGGTGGCCCCGCTGGATACGCCCAGGAaatcagccgccgccgccgccgccgccagctccGGGCGGGCCGAGGTGCGGGATTTGGCGGCGGCGTGCGGGCTAGAGGCGGACGAGCGGGTGCCTCTCGCGGAGGTGGTGTCGGACTGCACGAGGCGGTGGTTCCAGGACGCACTCAAGGAGGCGCGCGCCGGCGACATCACCATGCAGGTGCTCGTCGGCCAGATGTACCGCAGCGGATACGGTGTCAACAAGAACGAGCACAAGGTGAGCCATTAAGGTTCCGAAGTTGAAGCGGCTGCCTTAGTCAA harbors:
- the LOC136540097 gene encoding uncharacterized protein, which produces MGKRLPAAAAAAAVRSYARSLRVPSDTAAVASAGRAAKTPVAPLDTPRKSAAAAAAASSGRAEVRDLAAACGLEADERVPLAEVVSDCTRRWFQDALKEARAGDITMQVLVGQMYRSGYGVNKNEHKARVWMEKASRYRSTVWKVSNKRPGYNASDSDSGSDDAKETCK